A stretch of DNA from bacterium:
AGATCCTCTACGAGCTCAGGGACCATTCGGGCGGCCTGAATGCCGGGCGGTGGGACTACATCTACAGCATCATCAAGACGTTCCGCGACCGCCCGGAGTTCGTCCTCCCCGACCGGTCGCAAGTAACGATGACCGTGCCGTTCATGCGGGCCTACACGGAGCTCCTGGTCAAGACCTGCCACCGGCGGGGCGCCTACGCCATCGGCGGCATGGCTGCCTTTATCCCGAGCCGGCGGGACCCTGAGGTGAATCGGGTGGCGCTGGCCAAGGTGCGGGACGACAAGATCCGTGAAGTGAACGACGGGTTCGACGGCACATGGGTTGCCCATCCGGACCTTGTGCGTGAGGCGATGGATGCCTTCAACACCGGGCTCGGAGGTCGCCTCCACCAGCTCGACCGCCAGCGGGAGGACGTCCGGGTGTCCGCCCGAGACCTGCTGGATGCCCGCGTGCCGGAGGGTACCGTGACCGAGGCCGGGCTGCGCACGAACGTCAGCGTGGGGATCCAGTACGTGGAGTCGTGGCTGCGCGGGGTGGGGGCCGCAGCGCTCTACAACCTCATGGAAGACGCGGCCACCGCGGAGATCGCGCGGTCTCAGGTCTGGCAGTGGATCCGCCACGGCGCCCGGCTCAAGGAGGGTTCCCGCGTCACCCCGGAGCTGGTGCGGTCGGTTGAAGAGGAGGAGCTCGGGCGGATCCGGCGGGAGATCGGCGCGCAGGTCTTTGACCGTGGACGATTCGAGGACGCCCGGGGGCTGTTCGAGCACGTTGCCCTCAATGCGGAGTTCGTAGAGTTCCTCACGATTCCCGCCTACGAGCGCATCGATTGACGGCGAGGAGGACATCATGAGCCCATCGGAACTGACCGCACGTATCCACGACGAAGCCGGCGTACTCGCCCGGCAGTGGACCGCCGACGACCGCTGGCGTGGCATCCGGCGGCACTATACTGCCCGCGATGTCGTGCGGCTGCGCGGATCGCTCCGGAACCAGCACACCCTGGCCACGATGGGGGCGGGGCGACTGTGGCACCTTCTGCAATCGGAGGAGTACGTACCCGCCCTCGGCGCGCTCACGGGCAATCAGGCC
This window harbors:
- the aceB gene encoding malate synthase A, with the protein product MERIMKAAAGTGVEVRGPVTGRFAEILTPEALRFVGGLQRGFNPAREALLAKRVERAAALGTGILPDFLPETREVREGAWTVAPVPRDLQERKVEITGPVDRKMVINALNSGASVFMADFEDANSPTWDNVIAGQVNLLDAVRRAIEYVNPDGRTYRLNERVATLLVRPRGWHLVEKHLLVDGRPISASLLDFGLYFFHNARTLLERGTGPYFYLPKLQGHGEARLWNDVFTFAQEALDIPRGTIKATVLVEHVLAAFEMEEILYELRDHSGGLNAGRWDYIYSIIKTFRDRPEFVLPDRSQVTMTVPFMRAYTELLVKTCHRRGAYAIGGMAAFIPSRRDPEVNRVALAKVRDDKIREVNDGFDGTWVAHPDLVREAMDAFNTGLGGRLHQLDRQREDVRVSARDLLDARVPEGTVTEAGLRTNVSVGIQYVESWLRGVGAAALYNLMEDAATAEIARSQVWQWIRHGARLKEGSRVTPELVRSVEEEELGRIRREIGAQVFDRGRFEDARGLFEHVALNAEFVEFLTIPAYERID